The archaeon BMS3Bbin15 nucleotide sequence CGAGAAGCTTGCCATACAGCCTGTGAAATAAACGACCTCAGCCTTGTCCTTCTGGTAGTAATCCTCTGGAGGCTCAGGTATAAAGAAATCAATCCACATGGCTCTCTCGCTGTTGGGGAAGTTAGCTACATTCTTCTCTTTAAGTATAGCATCCTTAGCCATACCGAACTTCTTTGGGGTTAATCCCAGGTGATACTGGGCCTTTCTCACAGCTATACCTAAATCTCTTGTTTCAATGAAAGAAGGGCATACTTCCGCACAGCGGGCACACAGGAGGCAGTTGTAGATTTCATTATTAAATTTCTCCTTTTCAGCTTCGCTGACCCGGTGGCCAAAGTATACTGGTAGATGTTCAGCCTTTAAAACAGAGGTCACATGAGAGTTTATATAGGCATAGCTCAGATAGGGTTTTTCACTATTCTTTGTGGCCTTATAAACCTGACAGTTATCTGTACATAACTGACACTTTACACAGGCATCCATTTCTATAAGCTGTTTTGATGTAAAATCTATCTCTGCCTTTTTATCTTCATGTGTTTCGTTCTCATGGGGTAATGCATTTATCAGCATTACAAAGGGTAACATAAATATGTGCCAGAGTTTTCGGTTAAATGGTATACTTGTAAACAGTACTGTGAGCATTAAAGCAGAGAGAACCCACATGAATTCATTGAAAGTTGTAGCAAACCCTCCAACAAAAGGTGATATCACCTTTGATATACCATAGGCTACAAACCAGTGTTTTGCCACATCACTACTCACATTAAAGGCGAGAAGTGAGGCAGCTTCACCTATAAACTTAAAAATAAACCATCCGCCAAGGGCTCCTAAAGCTACTTTATCTGCGATGTCTGTAGCTATCGGGAAGGCCTTGAGCACAAAGCGCCTGTATATCATTATAGCCCAGCCAGCAATAACCATTATGTCGAAAAGGTCATTGAGGAAAGCATAGGTTATGTCTATCGGTCCAAAAGTGGCAGCTCCTGAAGCAAAAGCATGTATGTAGTAAGAATTAACAAAGGGAGCATAGAAAAAGACAAGAATATCACTCATACCTTGAAACTGTGGCACCCTTGTCGATGCTATGATATGATCCACTAGAATTACGCCGACATAACCTGTTATTAAAAGAACTTTCATTATCCATCTCAATTTATCCTGCTTGTAGAACCTGATCTGGAAAAAAATGCCAAGAATAGCCCTCTTAAACAATTTTAAAATATTTACAGAAAAAATATTCTTCAAGGCCCAGACAATACTACCTTTAAGGTCGTGTCTTCCTTTGAGCCAGTATGCAATATTCAGCAGAATGCCTATGAGCATCGCTGCAGTACTTAACATAAATAGAGCAACATATATCGGAACCATTTTATATCACCCCTTCTTTTATCAGCATGGGAATTATGATAATCAATATATATTTAAATTTTTGGATTAATCCATCCTAGTAGGCTTTAATTATCATTATATTTACTACCATCCATGTATCTGTCCATTGAGAGAGTTTCCATTTTCCGCAACTGTTTAGTTCTGCTGTATATCCCATATG carries:
- the glpC gene encoding anaerobic glycerol-3-phosphate dehydrogenase subunit C, yielding MVPIYVALFMLSTAAMLIGILLNIAYWLKGRHDLKGSIVWALKNIFSVNILKLFKRAILGIFFQIRFYKQDKLRWIMKVLLITGYVGVILVDHIIASTRVPQFQGMSDILVFFYAPFVNSYYIHAFASGAATFGPIDITYAFLNDLFDIMVIAGWAIMIYRRFVLKAFPIATDIADKVALGALGGWFIFKFIGEAASLLAFNVSSDVAKHWFVAYGISKVISPFVGGFATTFNEFMWVLSALMLTVLFTSIPFNRKLWHIFMLPFVMLINALPHENETHEDKKAEIDFTSKQLIEMDACVKCQLCTDNCQVYKATKNSEKPYLSYAYINSHVTSVLKAEHLPVYFGHRVSEAEKEKFNNEIYNCLLCARCAEVCPSFIETRDLGIAVRKAQYHLGLTPKKFGMAKDAILKEKNVANFPNSERAMWIDFFIPEPPEDYYQKDKAEVVYFTGCMASFSPQVQDIPATVVQIFEKAGVDFTLLGENEHCCGYPLMILGMKEDVDELIKHNVEEIKKRGAKKVVFSCPSCYHTFAHEYPEIEGVELIHHTQFIKQLIEDGKIKLKKPIDTKAAYHDPCDLGRNSGEYEAPREIIGKLPGIDIKEFPSTRELALCCGGGGDVEIANPDLTSEVSKGIIDEAEEIGIDTIITACQQCKRVIKNAADKNAKGKFKVKDISEVVLEAMK